A genomic stretch from Anaerobiospirillum thomasii includes:
- a CDS encoding 1-acyl-sn-glycerol-3-phosphate acyltransferase: protein MVSSSLGNMLTLERLTNSLGLPSPFEPLYLHGKKLHRTAYLRRPSLFGSKAHIVDASIRFQEWVNVLEGDEDIQIIPVTILWSRNPSYEGLAIRGVDAPTPSWRKFLTLTFAGRDNCTILIDPISARALKHKMVNKNWAIINRRLALYFLKKARAVVGKAFPNRRVLIQELLKRPGTVVAIREEMTRSGKSYEELEHTALHIFKVMVADTRYPLLKFINSVISLLWHRIYHGQTIRGAQRVRDLVQSGHEIIYIPCHRSHMDYILLSFVIFHEGLPLPQVASGDNLNFFPVGPLIRRCGSYFIRRKMKGDKFYTAMFREYLLILFERGYATEFFIEGGRSRTGRTLPPRTGMVSMTVQAQLRGIERPIAFVPTYLGYEHVMEVGSYMRELGGIKKQKESAWDLLGIFKRLRYYGRGYVTFGEPIIVPKFLQNHVPTWKDDIDPTGLRRPDWLHSTVNLLSREIIIKLNDSATVNGINLCALALIHDEDRTVSMNVLRRCINLFLEVLKCDPARHKSLPQDLNVNTLIRQALELNKFHTYDVGDLKFVRPSNGQTMQLMYFQK, encoded by the coding sequence TTGAACCTCTGTATCTGCATGGAAAAAAACTGCATCGTACAGCCTATCTAAGGCGCCCAAGTCTCTTTGGATCCAAGGCTCATATTGTAGATGCCTCCATACGTTTTCAGGAATGGGTTAATGTACTTGAGGGAGATGAGGACATACAGATCATTCCTGTTACTATTTTATGGTCAAGAAACCCAAGTTATGAAGGACTTGCCATCCGCGGTGTGGATGCACCTACTCCATCATGGCGCAAGTTTCTGACACTAACCTTTGCAGGACGCGACAACTGTACCATTCTTATTGATCCAATATCAGCCAGGGCTCTTAAACACAAGATGGTCAATAAGAACTGGGCCATTATCAATAGACGACTTGCGCTGTACTTTTTAAAAAAGGCCCGTGCTGTTGTAGGCAAGGCTTTTCCTAACAGAAGAGTACTTATACAGGAGCTTTTAAAGCGTCCTGGCACAGTGGTTGCCATCAGGGAGGAGATGACAAGAAGCGGAAAAAGCTATGAAGAGCTTGAGCATACTGCCCTGCACATCTTCAAAGTCATGGTAGCTGATACCAGATATCCTCTTTTGAAATTTATTAATTCAGTTATATCCCTGTTATGGCATCGCATCTATCACGGTCAGACCATACGTGGTGCTCAAAGAGTAAGAGATCTGGTACAAAGCGGTCATGAAATAATCTATATTCCATGTCACAGAAGTCACATGGACTATATTCTGCTGTCATTTGTTATTTTCCATGAAGGCCTGCCTCTGCCACAGGTAGCATCTGGTGACAATTTAAACTTTTTCCCTGTAGGCCCTTTGATCCGCCGCTGCGGTTCATACTTCATACGTCGCAAGATGAAGGGTGATAAATTCTATACAGCCATGTTCAGAGAATATCTGCTTATTCTCTTTGAAAGAGGCTATGCCACAGAATTTTTCATTGAGGGAGGACGTTCACGTACAGGCAGAACCCTGCCTCCACGAACAGGTATGGTCTCCATGACTGTACAAGCACAGCTTCGTGGCATAGAAAGACCTATAGCCTTTGTGCCTACCTATCTTGGTTATGAGCATGTTATGGAAGTTGGCTCATACATGAGAGAGCTTGGTGGTATTAAAAAGCAAAAAGAAAGTGCCTGGGATCTGCTTGGTATCTTCAAACGCCTGCGCTACTACGGACGTGGCTATGTAACTTTTGGCGAGCCAATTATTGTTCCAAAGTTTTTACAAAATCATGTGCCTACATGGAAAGATGATATCGATCCTACAGGACTAAGACGTCCTGACTGGCTGCACTCAACAGTAAATCTCCTCTCACGTGAGATCATTATAAAATTAAATGATTCTGCAACAGTAAATGGTATCAATCTGTGCGCCTTAGCTCTGATTCACGATGAAGACAGAACTGTCAGCATGAATGTTCTGCGCCGCTGTATCAATCTGTTCCTTGAGGTCTTAAAATGCGATCCGGCCCGTCACAAATCACTGCCACAGGATCTTAACGTAAATACTCTCATCCGTCAGGCTCTTGAATTAAATAAATTCCATACCTATGATGTAGGAGATCTCAAGTTTGTGCGTCCGTCAAACGGTCAGACCATGCAGCTTATGTATTTTCAGAAATAA
- a CDS encoding GntR family transcriptional regulator produces MSSDISENTSLYAVVYYEIKKKIELGEYVSGQKLPTERELANMFGVSLITIRRAIQELTDEGFIIKVQGRGTFVEHQKLQRCIDRDFQILGFTITCQLNGVKASTQILNRGIAGANSKVSRALGVDIKSPTIYLERVCLADNVPIMLEKGWFLPEFDFMKDEELENSSIIKTLASHGVYIDSASDNIIEVGRADAIVSRSLKLGKGEPIFIISSVLNDKSGRKIYLSVEYIAGNRFRLKL; encoded by the coding sequence ATGAGCTCTGATATTTCTGAAAATACATCATTATATGCTGTAGTTTACTACGAGATAAAAAAGAAAATTGAGCTTGGAGAGTATGTGTCCGGACAGAAGCTTCCAACTGAAAGGGAGCTTGCCAATATGTTCGGAGTCAGTCTCATAACAATAAGAAGAGCTATTCAGGAGCTAACTGACGAGGGCTTTATCATCAAGGTGCAGGGACGTGGCACCTTTGTTGAGCATCAGAAGCTGCAAAGATGCATAGACAGAGATTTTCAGATTTTAGGTTTTACCATAACCTGTCAGCTCAACGGTGTTAAAGCTTCAACACAGATACTCAATAGAGGTATAGCTGGAGCTAACAGCAAGGTCAGCAGGGCTCTTGGTGTTGATATAAAAAGTCCTACTATTTATCTTGAGCGTGTGTGTCTTGCAGATAATGTACCAATCATGCTTGAAAAGGGCTGGTTTTTACCTGAATTTGATTTTATGAAAGATGAGGAGCTTGAAAACAGCTCTATTATTAAAACTCTTGCATCTCATGGCGTGTATATTGATTCGGCAAGTGACAATATAATAGAGGTGGGCAGGGCTGACGCCATAGTTTCACGCTCGTTAAAGCTAGGCAAGGGCGAGCCTATTTTTATCATAAGTTCAGTTTTAAATGATAAAAGTGGCAGAAAAATCTACCTGTCAGTTGAGTATATTGCAGGCAACCGCTTTAGATTGAAACTATAG
- a CDS encoding extracellular solute-binding protein produces the protein MTQCIKILAVADPAVFAFDDEKLDIFSAFSHKVVFEMHPWSEYTKLLQLSLSGSGGYDIVMFPGHLFLKDLVDNKQLSPLDFNADKLRMGLAYDIKMHDRLYAFPAFYDGHIIVFKKGVSARLDAYDNKIIEPDTFIKLATEDFKGAFSVKAAASEIFTDALPFLRYTHNGTIQDIYTQDGLIEKADAFTQRLAAYCSLKDSALPGTDKFGNEEVASALIKDEAQLIITWSGQLGLIDRQMPLDEGYGFATLSTAWNVAWNFGLLESSCNKEICHELFDYLCCSDIDKKCALYSGTPLYKDTVLTDHGARLLICCLSMPNLCLLLTAHLLKTVFYMSTYTKPIQDRWMLHRLCQRPF, from the coding sequence ATGACACAATGTATAAAAATACTGGCTGTTGCAGATCCGGCCGTTTTTGCCTTTGATGATGAAAAGCTTGATATATTCAGTGCCTTTTCCCACAAAGTTGTCTTTGAGATGCACCCATGGAGTGAATATACAAAGCTTCTGCAGCTGTCACTCTCTGGCTCTGGAGGCTATGACATAGTCATGTTCCCAGGTCACCTGTTTTTAAAGGATCTGGTTGATAACAAACAGCTAAGCCCACTTGATTTTAATGCAGATAAATTGCGCATGGGTCTTGCCTATGACATAAAAATGCATGACAGACTCTATGCCTTTCCTGCCTTTTATGACGGACACATTATTGTCTTTAAAAAGGGAGTAAGCGCAAGGCTTGATGCTTATGACAATAAAATCATAGAGCCAGATACTTTTATCAAGCTTGCCACAGAAGATTTTAAGGGCGCCTTTAGTGTCAAAGCCGCGGCCTCTGAGATCTTCACTGACGCTCTGCCATTTTTACGCTATACACATAATGGCACAATACAGGATATCTACACACAAGATGGCCTTATTGAAAAAGCAGATGCTTTTACACAGCGTCTTGCAGCCTACTGCTCGTTAAAAGACAGCGCGCTGCCAGGTACAGACAAATTTGGCAATGAAGAGGTGGCATCTGCCCTTATCAAAGATGAGGCACAGCTTATTATAACCTGGTCAGGACAGCTGGGACTAATTGACAGACAGATGCCTTTAGATGAGGGGTATGGCTTTGCCACGCTCTCTACAGCCTGGAATGTAGCCTGGAATTTTGGACTTTTAGAGTCTTCTTGTAACAAAGAGATCTGTCATGAGCTTTTTGACTATCTGTGCTGCAGTGATATAGATAAAAAGTGTGCCTTATACTCAGGTACGCCTCTGTACAAGGATACAGTCTTGACAGACCATGGAGCAAGGCTCTTGATCTGCTGCTTGAGCATGCCAAACCTCTGCCTTTTGCTGACAGCTCACCTGCTAAAAACGGTCTTTTATATGAGTACATATACAAAGCCTATACAGGACAGATGGATGCTACACAGGCTCTGTCAGAGGCCTTTTTAA
- the mtnA gene encoding S-methyl-5-thioribose-1-phosphate isomerase, producing MSILDYATVSLDDEKKALVIIDQTLLPNETKILHLTEQKDIWQAIYELKVRGAPAIGDAAAIGIYLAACEIFKSKKDFDSFYADFVKAKDYLDSARPTAVNLSWALKRMDKVVQDNKTLAVDKIVELLKKEAQAIVDEDIWICRNIGEYGVTLIKDGDGLLTHCNAGQLATAKYGTATAPMYIAHEKGMKIKVFSDETRPLLQGARLTAYELHSAGIDVTSICDSAAPTVMRNGWVQAVFVGCDRVAANGDFANKIGTSAVALAAKRFGIPFYVCAPTSTIDLGTKSGSEIVIEERDGKEVSHMWYEKPMIADGVKIYNPAFDVTDHDLVTGFVTEYGIVKAPFEQGLAEVVKKADSKDK from the coding sequence ATGTCAATTTTAGATTACGCAACAGTAAGTCTTGATGATGAGAAAAAAGCACTGGTGATTATTGATCAGACTCTGCTGCCAAATGAAACCAAGATTTTACATTTAACCGAGCAAAAGGATATATGGCAGGCAATTTATGAGCTCAAAGTGCGCGGAGCTCCTGCTATTGGTGACGCTGCGGCCATTGGCATCTATCTTGCCGCCTGTGAGATCTTTAAGAGCAAAAAGGATTTTGACTCTTTCTATGCAGATTTTGTCAAAGCCAAAGATTATCTAGACTCTGCCCGTCCGACAGCTGTAAATCTGTCATGGGCACTAAAGCGCATGGACAAGGTGGTACAGGATAATAAAACCCTGGCCGTAGATAAGATTGTTGAGCTTTTGAAAAAAGAGGCTCAGGCTATTGTAGATGAGGATATCTGGATCTGCCGTAACATAGGTGAGTACGGTGTTACCCTGATTAAAGACGGCGATGGTCTCTTAACTCACTGCAATGCAGGTCAGCTTGCCACAGCCAAATATGGCACAGCCACTGCTCCTATGTATATAGCTCATGAAAAGGGCATGAAAATCAAGGTATTTTCAGATGAGACCAGACCTTTACTGCAAGGTGCCCGTCTTACTGCCTATGAGCTGCACAGTGCCGGTATTGATGTTACTTCAATCTGCGACAGCGCCGCTCCTACAGTAATGCGCAACGGCTGGGTACAGGCAGTCTTTGTAGGCTGTGACCGCGTAGCTGCCAACGGCGATTTTGCCAATAAGATTGGCACATCAGCTGTAGCTCTGGCTGCCAAGCGCTTTGGCATCCCATTTTATGTGTGTGCACCAACCTCAACTATAGATCTTGGCACCAAATCAGGCAGCGAGATTGTAATTGAGGAGCGTGATGGCAAAGAGGTATCACATATGTGGTATGAAAAGCCAATGATTGCAGATGGAGTGAAAATCTACAATCCTGCCTTTGACGTAACAGACCATGATCTGGTAACGGGCTTTGTGACCGAATATGGCATAGTCAAAGCTCCGTTTGAACAGGGACTTGCGGAAGTTGTCAAAAAGGCTGATAGCAAAGACAAGTAA
- the mtnK gene encoding S-methyl-5-thioribose kinase codes for MSLYDTYFLMKADDVAAYVLNKLPDFFAPDAKLTCKEIGDGNLNYVFRVTDENSGKTIIVKQAAEELRISKEIKISTDRGRIESEILGIQGDICPGMVPKVYLYDGVMCAFIMEDMIGHYMMRTALCEHKIFPKFADQCSTFLARTLLLTSDIVDEHKHKKEQVRRFINPQICEITEDLVYSEPYLNYNDRNNVFSPNLEFVQKELYSDKALHLEVAKLKFEFMNNAQSLIHGDLHTGSIFINEEHSFFFDCEFACYAPMSYDIGNIMANLFFAWANGDATIEDPVHKEKFCTWCIETIEQILDGFKVKFSQLYQAHATDHMAKCKGFLDFYLQRVIEDTAGVVGLELIRRTVGMANVKDITSIKDEKARTRAERIIITYAKNCILNRSSFSTGFDFVCAMNKAIAKF; via the coding sequence ATGTCTTTATATGATACTTATTTCCTAATGAAAGCTGATGATGTTGCAGCCTATGTTTTAAACAAACTGCCAGATTTCTTTGCACCTGATGCCAAACTCACCTGCAAGGAAATCGGTGATGGCAACCTAAATTACGTGTTCAGAGTTACAGATGAAAATTCTGGCAAAACCATTATTGTAAAGCAGGCTGCAGAAGAGCTACGTATTTCCAAGGAAATTAAAATTTCAACTGACAGAGGTCGTATCGAGTCTGAGATTTTAGGCATACAGGGTGATATCTGCCCTGGTATGGTACCTAAGGTATATCTATATGATGGTGTTATGTGCGCCTTCATCATGGAGGATATGATTGGCCACTATATGATGCGTACAGCCTTATGCGAGCACAAAATATTTCCAAAGTTTGCAGATCAGTGCTCCACCTTCCTGGCAAGAACACTGCTTCTGACCTCTGATATTGTAGATGAGCACAAGCATAAGAAGGAGCAGGTACGCCGTTTTATCAATCCTCAAATCTGCGAGATTACAGAGGATCTGGTCTACTCAGAGCCATACCTTAACTACAATGATAGAAACAATGTGTTTTCACCAAATCTTGAGTTTGTGCAAAAGGAGCTCTACAGCGACAAGGCTCTGCACCTTGAGGTGGCCAAGCTTAAATTTGAGTTTATGAACAATGCCCAGTCATTAATTCATGGTGATCTGCACACAGGCTCTATTTTCATCAACGAAGAGCACTCATTCTTCTTTGACTGTGAATTTGCCTGCTATGCTCCTATGTCCTATGACATAGGCAATATCATGGCCAATCTGTTCTTTGCCTGGGCCAATGGTGATGCCACCATTGAAGATCCTGTGCACAAAGAGAAATTCTGCACCTGGTGTATTGAAACCATAGAGCAGATTCTAGATGGCTTTAAGGTTAAATTCAGCCAGCTTTATCAGGCCCATGCAACAGATCATATGGCCAAATGCAAAGGCTTTTTAGATTTCTACCTGCAAAGAGTGATTGAGGATACAGCAGGTGTTGTAGGTTTAGAGCTTATTCGTCGTACCGTAGGTATGGCCAATGTTAAGGATATAACCTCAATCAAGGATGAAAAGGCCAGAACAAGAGCAGAGCGTATTATCATAACCTACGCCAAGAACTGTATTTTAAACAGAAGCTCATTCTCCACAGGATTTGATTTTGTCTGCGCCATGAACAAGGCTATAGCTAAATTTTAG
- a CDS encoding ABC transporter permease — translation MIAKTIEQNQKEDLIRQCVDFCMKWGTIIVTVLVFIFFTFATWDSEYNESLFLTADNMITILRSISIMAIIAIGITFSLAVNGMDLAVGSTANLADTFVMTMFVWYGLSVGMSITLTILVCLCVTLVNTFLIIKMKIPDMIATLAVMFMLQGVALTYSNGGAITERMMLPDGTQAPGLVPPFFREFGIEPYLIIIMIAVVGFAWFFLNFTKYGRFMYAIGGNPEAARLSGIPVNRYKFLAYLLSAAFAAIGGICLAARVGTAQVGAGDTFLMPAVAAAFIGYSIAGAGKPNAFGTLVGAVLIGILENGLIMMAVPYYAMNIIKGLVLAGALAITYSVKK, via the coding sequence ATGATTGCAAAAACAATTGAACAAAATCAAAAAGAAGATCTGATAAGACAGTGCGTAGACTTCTGCATGAAGTGGGGCACCATTATAGTCACTGTGCTGGTGTTCATATTCTTCACCTTTGCCACATGGGATAGTGAGTATAATGAAAGTCTGTTTTTAACAGCAGATAACATGATTACCATCCTGCGCTCCATATCTATTATGGCCATTATTGCCATAGGCATTACCTTCTCACTGGCTGTAAACGGTATGGATCTGGCTGTAGGATCAACTGCCAATCTGGCTGATACCTTTGTTATGACTATGTTTGTCTGGTACGGCCTGTCAGTTGGTATGTCTATCACTCTGACCATTTTAGTCTGTCTGTGTGTAACTCTTGTTAACACCTTCCTCATCATCAAGATGAAGATACCAGATATGATTGCCACCTTAGCTGTTATGTTCATGCTGCAGGGTGTTGCTCTGACCTATTCAAACGGCGGCGCTATCACCGAGCGTATGATGCTGCCAGACGGAACTCAGGCTCCAGGTCTTGTACCTCCATTCTTCCGCGAGTTTGGTATTGAGCCATATCTGATTATTATCATGATTGCAGTGGTAGGCTTTGCATGGTTCTTCTTAAACTTCACCAAGTACGGCAGATTCATGTATGCCATCGGCGGTAATCCTGAGGCAGCCCGTCTGTCAGGTATTCCTGTCAACAGATATAAGTTTTTAGCCTATCTGCTCTCTGCCGCTTTTGCAGCCATCGGCGGTATCTGCCTTGCAGCACGTGTAGGTACTGCTCAGGTTGGTGCAGGTGATACCTTCTTAATGCCGGCAGTTGCCGCAGCCTTTATCGGTTACTCAATTGCTGGTGCAGGCAAACCAAATGCCTTTGGTACCCTGGTAGGTGCTGTTCTCATCGGTATTCTGGAAAATGGTCTTATTATGATGGCTGTACCTTACTATGCCATGAATATTATCAAGGGTCTGGTTCTGGCTGGTGCTCTGGCCATTACATACTCAGTTAAAAAATAA
- a CDS encoding sugar ABC transporter ATP-binding protein: MTVDKFHLSMKNIEIEFPGIKALKGVDFNTEGGVIHALVGANGAGKSTLMSVLSGRYTHYTGEISINGQNVEIRSASDAKKLGLEIVYQEVDTALIPYLSVAENVMFNNMVNSMTGSVVSWSEIKRVAKEQLDKLNITLDLNAHVDTLTLAQKQMVLIARCLASNCRLLILDEPTAPLSNTETKELFRVVRDLSSKGLAIIFISHRLAELYEICSQITVMRDGANVCSYPLTKEIEQNTIVEQMLGRSYSDAYQKMDIKLGKELLRVEHLSERENAVQDINLYVREGEIVGIAGLVGAGKTELCKTLFGAMQAREGTITLEGKKVDCSTPYHAVQNGFALVPEERRKEGVLITDSVYENISIAAIDSVCNAAKVVSVRKQKAVADRYIEDLGIKTPSNDKVVALLSGGNQQKVVLAKWLNSKAKVYIFDEPTKGIDVGAKQDMYVLIEKLAASGCGAIYATCEFNEILSICDRIYVMYDGQIVKELLPKETSEKELLFYCTGGR; encoded by the coding sequence ATGACCGTGGATAAATTTCACTTAAGCATGAAAAATATCGAGATCGAGTTCCCCGGTATTAAAGCTCTCAAAGGCGTAGACTTTAATACCGAGGGAGGAGTGATTCATGCTCTTGTAGGTGCCAACGGCGCCGGTAAATCAACACTGATGAGTGTGCTATCTGGCAGATACACACACTATACAGGAGAGATCAGTATCAACGGTCAGAACGTTGAGATACGCTCTGCCTCAGATGCCAAAAAGCTAGGACTTGAGATTGTATATCAGGAGGTGGACACAGCCCTGATACCTTATCTGTCCGTAGCTGAAAATGTCATGTTTAACAATATGGTAAACAGCATGACAGGATCTGTTGTATCCTGGAGTGAGATCAAGCGTGTCGCCAAAGAGCAGCTGGACAAGCTCAACATCACCCTTGATTTAAATGCGCATGTTGATACTCTGACCCTCGCTCAAAAGCAGATGGTTTTAATTGCAAGATGCCTTGCATCAAACTGTCGTCTTTTAATTCTTGATGAGCCTACCGCTCCTTTATCTAATACTGAAACCAAAGAACTCTTTAGAGTTGTAAGAGATTTATCCTCAAAAGGCCTGGCCATTATCTTTATATCCCATAGACTGGCCGAGCTTTATGAGATCTGCTCACAGATTACAGTTATGCGTGATGGAGCTAATGTCTGCTCCTATCCATTAACCAAAGAGATTGAGCAGAATACTATTGTCGAGCAGATGCTTGGACGTAGCTACAGTGATGCCTATCAGAAAATGGATATCAAATTAGGCAAGGAGCTGCTACGCGTTGAGCATTTAAGCGAAAGGGAAAATGCCGTACAGGATATCAACCTTTATGTAAGAGAAGGTGAGATTGTAGGCATTGCAGGTCTTGTAGGCGCCGGTAAAACTGAGCTGTGTAAAACACTCTTTGGAGCCATGCAGGCCAGAGAAGGAACCATTACCCTAGAGGGTAAAAAGGTTGACTGCTCTACCCCATATCATGCCGTACAGAACGGTTTTGCCCTCGTGCCTGAAGAGAGACGTAAAGAGGGTGTACTTATCACCGACAGCGTCTATGAAAATATATCCATTGCCGCCATTGACAGCGTGTGCAATGCCGCCAAGGTTGTAAGCGTCAGAAAACAGAAGGCTGTAGCTGACAGATATATTGAAGATCTGGGTATTAAAACACCGTCTAATGACAAGGTGGTAGCACTGCTCTCAGGTGGTAATCAGCAAAAGGTGGTGCTAGCCAAATGGTTAAACTCCAAGGCCAAGGTCTATATCTTTGATGAACCAACCAAGGGTATTGACGTAGGTGCCAAGCAGGATATGTATGTGCTGATTGAAAAGCTGGCCGCCTCTGGATGCGGAGCCATCTATGCCACATGCGAGTTTAACGAGATTTTAAGCATTTGCGACCGTATCTATGTTATGTACGACGGTCAGATTGTAAAAGAACTTTTACCTAAAGAAACTAGTGAAAAAGAGCTGTTGTTCTATTGCACAGGAGGCAGATAA
- a CDS encoding sugar ABC transporter substrate-binding protein, with the protein MKIKQTLLAVAFGAAAVSASLPVMAADVNGKEIKIAVVRNLAAGDHTQQFLAGCVSEGKKFGYKVDTFVTDGVDSRAQETTAQVISKGYDGIILSHGQLSYSYDLLKPAVDKGIKVVTFDTMPFKGGDPKGELLPTVTSTAQDDYALAELSLGQMMADFEAKGGKYPMKVLKTFMGPGVPPLDRRNTIYTKLEKEGKIKTVYTISPSDPANARGDVTTKTAAILPTLRPGKVDAIWGCYDELAKGVLQALNDANRTDMPMYTIDISNDDIQLMVRNPKVWISSAAVDPKLIGVVNMRLMAMKLNNIQTPDYFNLEAKNIKTSELNEGVTMENLVQIVEGWGNADDPVKALNTPEIQKLYVNK; encoded by the coding sequence ATGAAAATTAAACAAACATTACTGGCTGTAGCATTTGGAGCCGCCGCTGTTTCTGCTTCACTGCCTGTTATGGCAGCCGACGTTAACGGCAAGGAAATTAAAATTGCCGTAGTTAGAAACTTAGCTGCAGGCGATCATACTCAGCAGTTCCTGGCAGGCTGTGTCAGCGAGGGCAAAAAGTTTGGCTACAAGGTTGATACATTCGTAACCGACGGTGTTGACTCAAGAGCGCAGGAAACTACAGCTCAGGTTATCTCAAAAGGCTATGACGGCATTATTCTGTCACACGGTCAGCTTTCATACTCCTACGATCTGTTAAAGCCAGCCGTTGACAAAGGCATTAAGGTTGTAACTTTCGATACCATGCCATTTAAAGGCGGCGATCCAAAAGGTGAGCTGTTACCTACAGTAACCTCAACTGCCCAGGATGACTATGCATTAGCCGAGCTCTCATTAGGTCAGATGATGGCTGACTTTGAGGCCAAGGGCGGCAAATACCCAATGAAAGTATTAAAGACCTTCATGGGCCCAGGTGTTCCACCTCTTGACAGACGTAACACTATATACACTAAGCTTGAGAAAGAAGGCAAAATAAAGACTGTCTACACTATCTCTCCATCAGATCCAGCTAATGCCCGTGGTGACGTAACCACCAAGACAGCAGCAATTCTGCCAACTCTAAGACCAGGCAAAGTAGATGCAATCTGGGGCTGCTATGATGAGCTTGCCAAGGGCGTACTGCAGGCCTTAAACGATGCCAACCGCACTGATATGCCTATGTACACCATCGACATCTCAAACGATGACATTCAGCTTATGGTCAGAAATCCAAAAGTCTGGATCTCATCTGCAGCTGTAGATCCAAAACTCATCGGTGTAGTTAATATGCGTCTTATGGCTATGAAGCTCAACAACATTCAGACTCCTGACTATTTCAACCTTGAGGCTAAGAACATTAAGACATCTGAATTAAATGAGGGTGTCACAATGGAGAATCTTGTACAAATAGTTGAAGGCTGGGGCAATGCCGATGATCCAGTTAAGGCTCTAAATACACCAGAGATTCAGAAACTCTATGTAAACAAGTAA
- a CDS encoding class II aldolase/adducin family protein: protein MLDSYKNEVLVCSQNAERSGLCKHRSGNFSVRVPDSDLICITASGFDRMRMTERDIVVMDLEGRVVEALTNLKPTSEALMHIAIYKDRQDVHAIAHTHSTTATAFSVLNKPIPAIIYELSLLNCKDGNTIPVAKYGRPGTKELADNVIEALKDSDVALMQQHGTIAVHQDSLHEAVLRCEYMEELARMYLTTLTVLGPGREPPVVPQSELQKWEYPKEIILPSK, encoded by the coding sequence ATGTTAGATTCATATAAGAATGAAGTTTTAGTTTGTTCACAAAATGCCGAAAGATCTGGTCTTTGCAAACACAGATCAGGTAATTTTAGCGTCAGGGTTCCAGATTCAGACTTAATCTGTATTACAGCATCTGGCTTTGATCGCATGCGTATGACCGAAAGAGATATTGTAGTCATGGATCTTGAAGGTCGTGTGGTTGAGGCTCTGACCAATTTAAAACCTACAAGTGAGGCTCTTATGCACATTGCCATATATAAAGACAGACAGGATGTGCATGCTATAGCCCATACCCACTCAACAACTGCAACTGCCTTTAGCGTTTTAAACAAGCCAATTCCGGCCATTATCTATGAGCTGTCACTGCTCAACTGCAAAGATGGCAACACCATACCTGTTGCAAAATACGGTCGTCCTGGCACCAAGGAGCTTGCTGATAACGTAATTGAGGCACTAAAGGACAGTGATGTGGCTCTTATGCAGCAGCATGGAACCATTGCTGTACATCAGGATTCTCTGCATGAGGCTGTACTGCGCTGTGAGTACATGGAGGAGCTTGCCCGCATGTATCTGACAACACTTACAGTTTTAGGTCCAGGACGTGAACCTCCTGTTGTTCCTCAAAGTGAACTGCAGAAGTGGGAATATCCAAAGGAAATCATTTTACCTTCAAAATAA